The Poriferisphaera corsica DNA segment GAGTTCATTCGACCTGGCGATCATGTTCGTCGGCAATTCTGCCAACTCAATCGATGTCACCTGCTCACCTTGGCCTTGACGATAATAAGTCACGTCTATCTTGGTATTAGGTGAGAATGAAGCCACAACATTTCTAAGCTGGTCAATATTGGTAATCGGCACATCATTAATCTTTGTAACGATATCGCCGCGTTTCAAACCCGCTTTCGCCGCCGGCCCGTCAGGCACAACATCGTTTACAAGCACGCCACTTTCACCTTCAAAACCAAACGACTTCGCCAAGTTCGGAGATAACTCCTCGCTCGGCAACATAATCCCCAAATAACCCCGTGATACAGAACCTTTCTCAATGATCTGTGTCACAATTCGCTTCACCATGTCTGTCGGAATCGCAAAGCCCAAACCATTAAATCCACCAGTTCTCGACGCAATCGCTGTATTCATCCCCACAACTTCACCGTAAATGTTCGTCAGCGGCCCACCCGAATTCCCCGGGTTAATCGCCGCATCCGTCTGAATGAAGTTCTCATACCCACCGTTCCCAATAATGTTCAAATTCTTGCGCCCCGTCGCCGACACAATCCCTTGCGTCATCGAAAACTCAAACCGGAACGGCGAGCCAAACGCGAAAACAATCTCACCTTGCTTGACTGGTTTCGATGTCAGCTTCGCCGGATACAAACTTCCCGCTTGTACCTTCAGCACCGCGATATCAGTTTTTGCATCCGTCCCAACAACCTCAGCATCATAGCGATCACCATTACGGAACCTCACACGAATCTTCTCAGCGTTCGCCACCACATGGTTGTTCGTAATGATATGACCTTCATTGTCATACACCCATCCCGAACCATTACCCACCGGCAATTGCGGGTTGTATTCTTCAAAATTATCATCCCCGCCGCGTTCTTCGGGCGCCTGCTGTTCAAGTTCCGGGAAGAATTTTCGGAACTCCTCCGGCATCTGTCCGAACGGCGCCATACGTCCACCACGCATACTTCGTGATCTTTGCTTGCCCAAAATCTCAATATGCACAACCGATGGCTCAACCACCTCCGCAACCTGCGTAAACGATTCAGACAACGTCTGTAACGCTTCGGACTGCGACAGATTATTTTGGATCAATTGAATCCGCGCCTCGGTCTCAGCATAAGCCAGCGACCTCACAATCCCAGGCCCCGCAACCATCGTCACCAAAACCGTTAACAATAACACAACCGATGGACCGTACCAGCGTATCCGTGGCATAGACTAAGCTCCTTGTTTCTCAAAGTCCCAATCAATTCTTCTCATGCTTATCACATCCCAATGACCAACCTGTCCCTGTCGACCGCAGACTTTTGCATGCAGCACCCAAACTATACGCATCAAACCCCCAGACTGTTCTGCATGATTTGCCCTTGCAATGCTTACTTTTGCAGCTTCGCAATTCTTCGTAAACAGCTTTGCATGCCCAATCCAGCCATACCCATAACCCACATCCCAGCAGCTTCTCGTTGGCACAAGATCACTGCATAAATATCTACTTGGAAAACAACAACTTAAGCCGTATTTATTCCCACCTCCCAAATCACCACTGCGCTTAACTCTCGTCCAGCATCGTATACGGCCCGCCATCTCTCAAATATCGGCCAGATTCAACCAACTCCACCCATTTTGCCCCAGCCTCCTGAATCTTCTCGCCCATATTGTAAATCGGCTTCGCAAACGGCGGCTGCCAATCCGATAACCCAAAAATGTCATGGAACACTACCACATGACCATGCGCCGCTGGCCCCGCACCGCAACCAATCACCGGCACAGGCCTTCCACTCCCCGGCTGCTTCGCTGCCGCAACGATCCGTTCCGTTACCTCATCAGGTACCGCCTCAACCAATAACGCTGCCGCGCCATGGGCAATCATCGTCTCCGCTGTCTCAATCAATATGTCTGCAACCCGTTTCGTTCGGCCGCTCGACAAAAACCCACCCATCGCACGCACCGTCTGAGGTCGCGATCCAATATGAGCCACCACCGGAATCCCCGCATGTGTCATCCGATGCACCAACGGAGCATGCGTCATATCCACCTCAAGCTTCACCAAATCCGCATTCCCATGCGACAAAAATCGGCAAGCATTCTTCATCGCATCATCATCACTGCACTGATAGGACCCAAACGGCATGTCCCCCATAATCAACGCTTTCGGCGCACCACGCCTCACCGCCGCCGTCAACTGAATCATAAACTCGCACGGGACAGGCAACGTCGAGTCATGCCCCAAAATCATCTGCGCCGCCGTATCCCCCACCAGCATCACACGGCAACCGCCCTCATACAAATGCCTCGCCGTCGTCGCGTCGTA contains these protein-coding regions:
- a CDS encoding trypsin-like peptidase domain-containing protein, producing MPRIRWYGPSVVLLLTVLVTMVAGPGIVRSLAYAETEARIQLIQNNLSQSEALQTLSESFTQVAEVVEPSVVHIEILGKQRSRSMRGGRMAPFGQMPEEFRKFFPELEQQAPEERGGDDNFEEYNPQLPVGNGSGWVYDNEGHIITNNHVVANAEKIRVRFRNGDRYDAEVVGTDAKTDIAVLKVQAGSLYPAKLTSKPVKQGEIVFAFGSPFRFEFSMTQGIVSATGRKNLNIIGNGGYENFIQTDAAINPGNSGGPLTNIYGEVVGMNTAIASRTGGFNGLGFAIPTDMVKRIVTQIIEKGSVSRGYLGIMLPSEELSPNLAKSFGFEGESGVLVNDVVPDGPAAKAGLKRGDIVTKINDVPITNIDQLRNVVASFSPNTKIDVTYYRQGQGEQVTSIELAELPTNMIARSNELEDEAAVETETSKGSEMLKKFGLTGLQTFSEELAERYGLKFEPGVLVKSVRSGSVAAIEGLGTRAPMIITHVMGDPVTSVSELAEEISKHDPTAGIRLSIAIWDKESEEYINTYEFLELSSE
- the panB gene encoding 3-methyl-2-oxobutanoate hydroxymethyltransferase yields the protein MSDKPTDKRCTLRDIRHWARDDHKFPMITCYDATTARHLYEGGCRVMLVGDTAAQMILGHDSTLPVPCEFMIQLTAAVRRGAPKALIMGDMPFGSYQCSDDDAMKNACRFLSHGNADLVKLEVDMTHAPLVHRMTHAGIPVVAHIGSRPQTVRAMGGFLSSGRTKRVADILIETAETMIAHGAAALLVEAVPDEVTERIVAAAKQPGSGRPVPVIGCGAGPAAHGHVVVFHDIFGLSDWQPPFAKPIYNMGEKIQEAGAKWVELVESGRYLRDGGPYTMLDES